The bacterium genomic interval AAAATCTGGGCATCAGAGTATGCATCAAAAAATCGGTATCCTCTCCAGGGTACTCCATTATCATAATAGGGTTGTGTAAATAATGTCCGTTCTGAGACCTTGCCAAAGCAATAGAGTTTGCCCTCTCTTTGAATTAAACCACCTTCACTGGCAATCTCAATTCCAATGCTTCGTTTATCCACAGCACCACCACTCCCTTTAAGTCCCAGATGGAATGCCCAGTATTTAGGGGCAAAAACTTCATAGACAACACCATCTCTTTCTACAACATAAGCAGTACCAATTCGACCACGGTCGCTCCTCCAGTAATTGATGGTGCTCAATGCTGTTCCCCCAACTGTGTGATGCAAAACAATTAAATCTTTTGCTATTTCGTTGGCACAATAATCCTTAGATTCAAGAAGAACTGTCCGGTTAATATTTAGTTTGTAGTCTGGTGAAGGAGCAAATAGTATCTTCCATGTTGTTGGTCCAACAATACCATCAATAGTAAGATTTTTTTCCTTTTGAAATGATTTAACTGCAGATGCTGTCCCTTCTCCGAAATCTCCATCTATTGCTCCCTGATAATACCCTAACGCCTTAAGTCTTTTCTGAATCTCCTTTACCTCTTTCCCTTTTGAACCAGGTTTGTAAACTGCCATTGTTTTAACCTCCTTTAATCTGGTAATTGGTAACTGGTGAATGGTAATTAGTTACCATTTAACCGATTACTTACTTTATAATTTCGTGAAGCCCTATTTCATTAAAATTAACCTTCTCCTATAATGCCAACAAGAGGGTAGTTTTGTAGTGTAATTATAGTAAGTATTAATCAAAAGTTCACATCCATAAACTATAAACTATCAACTATAAACTATCAACCCTGTTGCTATATCTGTTCTATGAGAAATTTTCGTTAATAACTACTATAAATGCCTCCACTACCCCTCTACTCCGGCACATAAACCACTCTCCCATCCTTTAACTGATAGGCAGTTCCCAGCCTGATGCCTTCCCCGGTTAATTTCTTATCTGTCACCTTCTTAGCCTTAATTTCCTTGCCTTTTTTGGTGATAATTTCCACCTTGCCATCCGCGGTCTTTTTGGTAATAGTTATTTCTGACCTGGGGTCAAGTAAATCCAGCATATTATAAGCCATAAACAGGGCAATCATCATGCTGACGATAAAGACCACGCTGGCATCAAATAGGTTTGCTACCCCAGAAATAGGGTCTTCGAGTGGCTCTTCGTATTTCTCAAATCGTTTATGTCTCTTCAAAAATCTCATTGTTCCTCCTTGTTTTTGGTAACTGGTAACTGGTGAATGGTAATTATACTCCAGTGGGGTATAAATTGTGATTATTTAAAGTAATCGGTAATCAGGTAATCAGTAATCGGTAATTTGAGATAGCAGGCTACTGCTTGCTCTTTACAGATAACCTGATAACCGATAACCTGAGTTGATAGTAACAGGAAATCACAAAATATGCCTCTCTAAAGTATAGTTACCAATTACCCGTTATTGATATTAAACAATCTGCCTGCATTTGAAGTAGTAATATCGGCTATTTTCTGGA includes:
- a CDS encoding peptidoglycan-binding protein; its protein translation is MAVYKPGSKGKEVKEIQKRLKALGYYQGAIDGDFGEGTASAVKSFQKEKNLTIDGIVGPTTWKILFAPSPDYKLNINRTVLLESKDYCANEIAKDLIVLHHTVGGTALSTINYWRSDRGRIGTAYVVERDGVVYEVFAPKYWAFHLGLKGSGGAVDKRSIGIEIASEGGLIQREGKLYCFGKVSERTLFTQPYYDNGVPWRGYRFFDAYSDAQILSVIGLINRLCEQFKIPRQTPANHFDADDSYRQFSGILGHHHLRRDKSDLHPGFPWQKVVNECGLKLV
- a CDS encoding DUF2149 domain-containing protein, whose product is MRFLKRHKRFEKYEEPLEDPISGVANLFDASVVFIVSMMIALFMAYNMLDLLDPRSEITITKKTADGKVEIITKKGKEIKAKKVTDKKLTGEGIRLGTAYQLKDGRVVYVPE